One Actinomadura viridis genomic region harbors:
- a CDS encoding maleylpyruvate isomerase family mycothiol-dependent enzyme, with the protein MVIFGPAIDVRPLFPRERQAMLDLLRALSPAEWAMPTVCPGWDVHDVVGHVLNDHMRRLSGSRDGYGGARFADDETLPAYLARTNEEFVRASRQLSPQLMIELLDHLGPRLDAVWAAQDLHGTADLNVSWAATDIDSPAWLDIGRDYTEFWVHQQQVRDAVSVPGAVEPDLMAPVLDIFARGLPHALRMHDRPEGSMAHLEVLGPAGGRWGVVRQDARWRMTRPLGEPAAHVSMDQDTFWRLATRGITVEQARQRSTASGDAELTAAITALLAVVA; encoded by the coding sequence ATGGTGATCTTCGGCCCGGCCATCGACGTCCGTCCGCTGTTCCCACGCGAACGGCAGGCCATGCTCGACCTGCTCAGGGCCCTGAGCCCCGCCGAGTGGGCCATGCCCACGGTGTGTCCCGGCTGGGACGTGCACGACGTCGTCGGTCATGTGCTCAACGACCACATGCGGCGCCTGTCGGGCAGCCGAGACGGGTACGGCGGCGCGAGATTCGCCGACGATGAGACGCTTCCCGCCTATCTGGCCCGCACCAACGAGGAGTTCGTCCGGGCGTCCCGCCAGCTCAGCCCCCAACTGATGATCGAACTGCTGGATCACCTGGGACCACGGCTCGACGCCGTATGGGCGGCACAGGACCTCCACGGCACAGCCGACCTGAACGTCTCCTGGGCCGCCACCGACATCGACAGCCCCGCCTGGCTCGACATCGGCCGCGACTACACCGAGTTCTGGGTTCACCAGCAGCAGGTGCGCGACGCGGTCTCCGTTCCGGGCGCCGTTGAACCCGATCTCATGGCTCCGGTTCTGGACATCTTCGCGCGCGGCCTGCCGCACGCCTTGCGTATGCACGACCGCCCTGAAGGCAGCATGGCGCACCTGGAAGTACTCGGCCCGGCGGGCGGGCGGTGGGGCGTGGTCCGGCAGGACGCACGATGGCGGATGACCCGCCCCTTGGGGGAGCCGGCCGCACACGTCTCGATGGACCAGGACACCTTCTGGCGGCTGGCGACCAGAGGCATCACCGTGGAGCAGGCCCGTCAGCGATCGACGGCGAGCGGCGACGCGGAGCTCACCGCGGCCATCACAGCCCTCCTCGCGGTAGTCGCCTGA
- a CDS encoding SDR family oxidoreductase — translation MAEVVALLCSPGASFVSGARIVVDGGYLAG, via the coding sequence ATCGCGGAGGTGGTCGCCCTCCTCTGCTCACCGGGGGCCTCGTTCGTCTCCGGTGCCCGGATCGTCGTCGATGGCGGATATCTCGCCGGATAG
- a CDS encoding PP2C family protein-serine/threonine phosphatase: MELTHSPHGPQEQVLAPMWRQAPYPALTVDASGVVAHLNDAARVLLRAEPGARLADVAPGWLVRAHGAPAPVRGAIGERSFEASPSPLDGAVDWWLFDVTDHQRLARELEIERERTAFLAEASNELLSSLNLERCMEVTARLAAQYLADAALVITPRTGRAHPVTYCGPDGRVDRQNLMVDPADLPGLAEALRGFPPVPSRWIDPAVAPGWVTREEVGELGAMVVTALPGHGVPAGALVLLRRRGNEGGQGFSEGEEVFARLFAARAGAAMAAARLYAEQASISDTLMRELLPPRTHDLNGVELAARYQPAGAGDRVGGDFYDLYPATGDDAEAESLVVLGDVCGKGLEAAVLTGKIRNNLQALLPLAQDHQRVLGIINGVLLNTDSTRFVTLVLASVRVEGSQVRVRLTSAGHSPPLIVRADGRVEAADTRGSLIGVLDEVVSTTATVMLEPGETCLLYTDGITEAVGGPLGDEMFGDERLRAALAECGGMPPEAMVERVHMLASQWAGGGEHDDMAVIAITAPRRFRLSAVGGHGPGRFTA, translated from the coding sequence ATGGAACTCACGCACAGCCCTCACGGTCCTCAAGAGCAGGTGCTCGCGCCCATGTGGCGGCAGGCCCCCTATCCCGCGCTGACGGTCGACGCGTCCGGTGTCGTCGCGCATCTCAACGACGCGGCGCGGGTCCTGCTGCGGGCGGAACCGGGGGCTCGGCTGGCCGATGTCGCGCCGGGCTGGCTCGTACGGGCCCATGGTGCCCCGGCGCCGGTGCGGGGGGCGATCGGCGAACGGTCGTTCGAGGCGTCCCCGTCACCGCTGGACGGGGCCGTGGACTGGTGGCTGTTCGACGTCACCGACCACCAGCGGCTGGCGCGGGAGCTGGAGATCGAACGGGAGCGGACGGCGTTCCTGGCCGAGGCGTCCAACGAGCTGCTGTCGTCACTGAACCTGGAACGGTGCATGGAGGTGACCGCCCGGCTGGCCGCGCAGTACCTGGCGGACGCGGCGCTGGTCATCACGCCCAGGACGGGCAGGGCCCACCCGGTCACCTACTGCGGTCCCGACGGGCGGGTGGATCGGCAGAACCTGATGGTGGACCCCGCCGACCTGCCGGGTCTGGCCGAGGCGCTGCGCGGGTTCCCGCCGGTGCCCTCGCGCTGGATCGACCCGGCCGTCGCTCCCGGGTGGGTGACCCGTGAGGAAGTGGGCGAGCTGGGCGCGATGGTGGTGACGGCGCTGCCGGGGCACGGCGTTCCGGCCGGTGCGCTGGTCCTGCTGCGCCGGCGCGGGAACGAGGGCGGCCAGGGGTTCTCGGAAGGCGAGGAGGTGTTCGCGCGGCTGTTCGCGGCGCGGGCCGGCGCGGCCATGGCGGCGGCCCGGCTGTACGCGGAGCAGGCGTCCATCTCCGACACGCTGATGCGCGAGCTGCTGCCGCCACGTACCCATGACCTGAACGGGGTGGAGCTGGCGGCCCGCTACCAGCCGGCCGGGGCCGGGGACCGCGTCGGCGGTGACTTCTACGACCTGTACCCCGCCACCGGTGACGACGCCGAGGCCGAGTCGCTGGTGGTGCTGGGCGACGTGTGCGGCAAGGGGCTGGAAGCGGCCGTACTGACCGGCAAGATCCGCAACAACCTCCAGGCGCTGCTTCCCCTGGCCCAGGACCACCAGCGCGTGCTGGGCATCATCAACGGGGTCCTGCTGAACACCGACAGCACGCGGTTCGTCACCCTGGTGCTGGCCTCGGTGCGCGTCGAGGGCTCCCAGGTACGGGTACGGCTGACCAGCGCGGGGCATTCGCCGCCGCTGATCGTGCGCGCCGACGGGCGGGTGGAGGCCGCCGACACCCGCGGGTCGCTGATCGGGGTCCTGGACGAGGTCGTGTCCACCACCGCCACGGTGATGCTGGAGCCGGGCGAGACCTGCCTGCTCTACACCGACGGGATCACCGAGGCCGTGGGCGGGCCGCTGGGCGACGAGATGTTCGGTGACGAGCGGCTGCGCGCGGCGCTGGCCGAGTGCGGGGGGATGCCGCCCGAGGCGATGGTCGAGCGCGTGCATATGTTGGCCTCCCAGTGGGCAGGAGGTGGCGAGCACGACGATATGGCCGTGATCGCGATCACCGCTCCCCGCCGGTTCCGGCTCAGCGCGGTCGGGGGCCACGGACCGGGGAGGTTCACGGCATGA
- a CDS encoding cobalamin B12-binding domain-containing protein has translation MTAGSHAELDAWAEKLWEAALAGDEYAAVDAALGALDGGLDPEELLLDVLAPVQARVGREWAANRISVAQEHTATAVNERVVAALAHHPNVRGRHGAPAGERPGRIAVACIDGEWHAFPARILSEVLRLRGWQVDYLGAQVPTQHLISHLHRTGAEVVALSSSIATRLPAAHAAITACQATGTPVLVGGAAFGPEGRYARLLGADAWAPDARAAADRLARSPLPAPVLTHQAIDDLPHLSDQEYTYVTRAAPQLVRYTMNDLRHRFPALAGYTDQQLLRTAEDIAHIVDFLATALYLDDADLFTWFLGWTAGILTARDVPAHSLLPALDLLAGRLTDFPRARDLLARGRDAVQQAAPDPGKQA, from the coding sequence ATGACCGCCGGCTCGCACGCCGAACTGGACGCCTGGGCGGAGAAGCTGTGGGAGGCGGCCCTCGCGGGCGACGAGTACGCGGCCGTCGACGCCGCCCTGGGGGCGCTGGACGGCGGGCTCGACCCCGAGGAGCTGCTGCTGGACGTGCTCGCCCCGGTGCAGGCGCGGGTGGGCCGCGAATGGGCGGCCAACCGCATCAGCGTCGCCCAGGAGCACACCGCCACCGCCGTGAACGAGCGCGTGGTGGCCGCGCTCGCCCACCACCCGAACGTCCGCGGGCGGCACGGCGCGCCGGCCGGCGAACGTCCGGGACGGATCGCGGTGGCGTGCATCGACGGCGAGTGGCACGCGTTCCCCGCCCGGATCCTGTCGGAGGTGCTGCGGCTGCGCGGCTGGCAGGTCGACTACCTGGGCGCCCAGGTCCCCACCCAGCATCTGATCTCGCACCTGCACCGGACCGGCGCCGAGGTGGTGGCGCTGTCGTCCTCGATCGCCACCCGGCTGCCCGCGGCGCACGCCGCGATCACCGCCTGCCAGGCCACCGGCACCCCGGTGCTGGTCGGCGGTGCCGCCTTCGGCCCGGAGGGACGGTACGCGCGGCTGCTGGGGGCGGACGCCTGGGCGCCCGACGCCCGCGCCGCCGCCGACCGGCTGGCCCGTTCCCCGCTGCCCGCGCCGGTGCTGACGCACCAGGCCATCGACGACCTGCCGCACCTGAGCGACCAGGAGTACACCTACGTGACGCGGGCGGCCCCGCAGCTGGTCCGGTACACGATGAACGACCTGCGGCACCGGTTCCCGGCGCTGGCCGGTTACACCGACCAGCAGCTGCTGCGCACCGCCGAGGACATCGCCCACATCGTCGACTTCCTGGCCACCGCGCTGTACCTGGACGACGCGGACCTCTTCACCTGGTTCCTGGGCTGGACGGCCGGGATCCTCACCGCGCGCGACGTCCCCGCGCACAGCCTGCTGCCGGCCCTCGACCTCCTGGCCGGGAGGCTCACCGACTTCCCCCGCGCCCGGGACCTCCTCGCCCGTGGCCGCGACGCCGTACAGCAGGCCGCCCCCGACCCCGGAAAGCAGGCATGA
- a CDS encoding threonine aldolase family protein, which yields MIDLRSDVMTLPSEGMLHAMTTAQVGDEQRREDPTVLALEDDLTGLLGQEAAVFVPSATMANQIATLCQVARGQEIVGERHSHMFRYEAGGPAFLAGAVVTGLAGSAGVFTGDQVRDVAQIRDSEHRPRTALALVENTHNASGGRVWPLEALDGLYDTCAELGLAVHIDGARLFNAAAALDVPPARITERARTVAVCFSKGLGCPAGAALVGRSDVLAPARRIRQMLGGSLRQAGVLAGAARYALRHNLTRLADDHGHARTLAGLLAEAGLPVDPAQVETNFVLLDLASLGLDRDTALARLRSHGVLWSNAHHPTVVRAVTHLGHSVVDVHNAASRTVQALTTG from the coding sequence GTGATCGACCTGCGTTCGGACGTGATGACGCTGCCCTCCGAGGGCATGCTGCACGCGATGACCACCGCTCAGGTCGGCGACGAGCAGCGGCGCGAGGACCCCACCGTCCTCGCCCTGGAGGACGACCTGACCGGGCTGCTGGGCCAGGAGGCGGCCGTGTTCGTCCCCTCGGCGACCATGGCCAACCAGATCGCGACGCTGTGCCAGGTGGCCCGCGGGCAGGAGATCGTCGGGGAGCGGCACAGCCACATGTTCCGCTACGAGGCGGGCGGCCCGGCCTTCCTCGCGGGCGCCGTCGTCACCGGCCTGGCGGGGTCGGCCGGGGTGTTCACCGGCGACCAGGTCCGGGACGTCGCCCAGATCCGGGACTCCGAGCACCGCCCGCGGACCGCTCTGGCCCTGGTGGAGAACACCCACAACGCCTCGGGCGGACGGGTGTGGCCGCTGGAGGCCCTGGACGGCCTTTACGACACCTGCGCCGAACTGGGCCTGGCCGTCCACATCGACGGGGCCCGCCTCTTCAACGCCGCCGCGGCGCTGGACGTGCCGCCCGCCCGGATCACCGAGCGGGCGCGGACCGTCGCCGTCTGCTTCTCCAAGGGACTCGGCTGCCCGGCCGGAGCGGCCCTGGTCGGCCGTTCCGACGTGCTGGCCCCGGCCCGCCGGATCCGCCAGATGCTCGGCGGGTCGCTCCGCCAGGCCGGCGTCCTGGCGGGCGCCGCCCGGTACGCGCTCCGGCACAACCTCACCCGCCTGGCCGACGACCACGGGCACGCCCGGACGCTGGCCGGCCTGCTCGCCGAGGCCGGCCTGCCGGTCGATCCCGCACAGGTGGAGACCAACTTCGTCCTCCTCGACCTGGCGTCCCTCGGCCTGGACCGCGACACCGCCCTGGCCCGGCTCCGCTCCCACGGCGTCCTGTGGTCCAATGCCCACCACCCCACCGTCGTGCGCGCCGTCACCCACCTCGGCCACTCGGTGGTGGACGTCCACAACGCCGCGTCCCGGACCGTCCAGGCGCTGACCACCGGCTGA
- a CDS encoding NAD(P)-dependent alcohol dehydrogenase yields MTKTTMVAIARDTYCAPAQLQLRDMAVPTIGADDVLVRVEAAGVDQGVWHVITGLPYVVRAAGFGLRRPKNPVPGMDVAGRVAAVGANVTRFRPGDEVYGTCDGAYAEYARTHQDKLAPKPATLTFAQAATVPVSACAALQGLRDAGRLTAGQRVLVTGAGGGVGSFAVQIAKAYDAQVTGVCRTAKTDLVRSLGADRVIDRTREDFTTGTDRYDLILDTAGRRPLTRLRRALAPRGTLVIVGGPGGGRALQGADRQIRAMLLSPFVGQRLTGLMSTEPAADLHTLADLIDSGALTPALDRTYPLARTADAIDYLKTGRPAGKIAITI; encoded by the coding sequence ATGACGAAGACGACGATGGTCGCGATCGCCCGCGACACCTACTGCGCACCGGCGCAACTCCAACTGCGCGACATGGCCGTCCCGACCATCGGCGCCGATGACGTGCTCGTCCGCGTCGAGGCCGCCGGCGTCGACCAGGGTGTGTGGCACGTCATCACCGGCCTGCCCTATGTGGTGCGCGCCGCCGGTTTCGGGCTGCGCCGGCCCAAGAACCCCGTCCCGGGCATGGACGTCGCCGGGCGCGTCGCAGCCGTCGGAGCCAACGTCACTCGGTTCCGTCCCGGCGACGAGGTCTACGGCACCTGCGACGGTGCATACGCCGAGTACGCCCGCACCCACCAGGACAAGCTCGCCCCCAAACCGGCCACCCTCACCTTCGCCCAGGCCGCCACCGTGCCCGTCTCCGCCTGCGCCGCCCTCCAGGGACTGCGCGACGCCGGCCGGCTCACCGCCGGGCAGCGGGTCCTCGTCACCGGCGCCGGCGGCGGCGTGGGAAGCTTCGCCGTCCAGATCGCCAAGGCCTACGACGCGCAGGTCACCGGCGTGTGCCGCACCGCGAAGACCGACCTGGTCCGTTCCCTCGGCGCCGACCGCGTCATCGACCGCACCCGCGAGGACTTCACCACCGGCACCGACCGGTACGACCTCATCCTCGACACGGCCGGCAGGCGCCCCCTGACCCGGCTACGCCGCGCCCTCGCCCCCCGCGGCACGCTCGTCATCGTCGGCGGGCCAGGAGGCGGACGCGCGCTCCAGGGCGCCGACCGTCAGATCCGGGCGATGCTGCTGTCGCCCTTCGTCGGCCAGCGTCTCACCGGCCTCATGTCCACCGAGCCCGCCGCCGACCTGCACACCCTGGCCGACCTCATCGACTCCGGCGCCCTCACCCCGGCCCTCGACCGCACCTACCCCCTCGCCCGAACCGCCGACGCCATCGACTACCTCAAGACCGGCCGACCCGCCGGCAAGATCGCCATCACCATCTGA
- a CDS encoding class I SAM-dependent DNA methyltransferase, whose translation MTWLTDTRDSYDAMAADYAEETRDLLDRRLHVRAGVVLFADLVRAIDGGPVADVGCGPGHTSALLRELGVDAFGIDLSPAMIEIARREHPGVRFEVGSMTELELADDSLAGVLAWWSLIYIPDEAVPEVLGQFHRVLRPGGVLAVGFHVGDESKIETTGDGNQRVQTYVHHRRPSRVADWIREAGFTMEAQHLLDPDGPKPGAILFARRPAAPPR comes from the coding sequence ATGACCTGGTTGACTGATACCCGCGACTCTTACGACGCCATGGCGGCCGACTATGCCGAGGAGACCCGCGACCTGCTCGACAGGCGGCTGCACGTCCGCGCGGGCGTTGTGCTGTTCGCCGACCTGGTCCGCGCGATCGACGGCGGACCGGTCGCCGACGTCGGCTGCGGGCCGGGGCACACCAGCGCCCTGCTGCGGGAGCTGGGCGTGGACGCGTTCGGCATCGACCTGTCACCCGCCATGATCGAGATCGCCCGCCGCGAGCACCCCGGCGTGCGGTTCGAGGTCGGTTCGATGACCGAACTGGAGCTCGCCGACGACTCTCTCGCCGGTGTGCTCGCGTGGTGGTCGCTGATCTACATCCCGGACGAGGCGGTGCCCGAGGTGCTTGGACAGTTCCACCGGGTACTTCGGCCGGGCGGGGTGCTGGCCGTGGGATTCCACGTCGGTGACGAGTCGAAGATCGAGACGACGGGTGACGGCAACCAACGCGTGCAGACGTACGTGCACCATCGCCGACCGTCCCGCGTGGCCGACTGGATCCGCGAGGCGGGCTTCACCATGGAGGCGCAGCATCTGCTGGATCCGGACGGGCCGAAGCCCGGCGCGATCCTGTTCGCCCGCCGGCCCGCGGCACCGCCTCGGTAA
- a CDS encoding STAS domain-containing protein, with translation MTGFLPSSPLRLVTTGPDPHTLRVAVHGDLDYSTAGELLTAVAHRLEDQQELRDLHIDCSGMRLCDSSGLSVLLMVRRRADAAAVRLHLDGRGDRLNRMLDITGTLRHLTGEPAEESQHSDQGMS, from the coding sequence ATGACCGGTTTCCTCCCCTCCTCTCCCCTCCGTCTCGTCACCACCGGCCCGGACCCCCACACGCTGCGCGTGGCCGTCCACGGCGACCTGGACTACTCCACCGCCGGCGAGCTGCTGACCGCGGTCGCGCACCGGCTGGAGGACCAGCAGGAGCTGCGCGACCTGCACATCGACTGCTCGGGCATGCGCCTGTGCGACTCCTCGGGACTGTCGGTGCTGCTGATGGTCCGCCGCCGCGCCGACGCCGCCGCCGTCCGGCTGCACCTGGACGGCCGCGGCGACCGGCTGAACCGGATGCTGGACATCACCGGGACGCTCCGGCACCTCACCGGTGAGCCCGCCGAGGAGTCGCAGCACAGCGACCAGGGGATGTCCTGA
- a CDS encoding helix-turn-helix transcriptional regulator, whose amino-acid sequence MVKPTKVTNSIRALRFANGEMTQAELADRVGVTRQTVIAIEQGRYSPSLEVAFKIARVFNVPLDDVFGYPDADT is encoded by the coding sequence ATGGTCAAACCCACGAAGGTCACGAACTCGATCAGGGCGCTGCGGTTCGCGAACGGCGAGATGACGCAGGCGGAGCTGGCCGACCGCGTCGGGGTGACCCGGCAGACCGTCATCGCCATCGAGCAGGGCCGCTACTCGCCGTCGCTGGAGGTGGCCTTCAAGATCGCCCGGGTGTTCAACGTGCCGCTCGACGACGTCTTCGGCTACCCCGACGCCGACACCTGA
- a CDS encoding RNA polymerase sigma factor — translation MTAPVPSSAVPARAPVEPSDAAVIVASRDDPERFSEIFDRYFVEIHRYVASRLGAASADDAAAETFLTAFTLRHKYDAGRPQARAWLYGIATNLVRRHRRTETRAYRTIGRATAETDHADRVAEMVSAQRMQPRLARVLAGLGAGDRDVLLLIAYGDLSYEEVAQILGIRTGTVGSRLNRARRTLRKALEGDVE, via the coding sequence ATGACCGCCCCTGTTCCCTCGTCCGCGGTGCCGGCCAGGGCGCCCGTGGAGCCCAGCGACGCCGCGGTGATCGTGGCGTCCCGTGATGATCCTGAGCGGTTCTCGGAGATCTTCGACCGGTACTTCGTGGAGATCCACCGCTACGTCGCGTCCCGTTTGGGGGCCGCCTCGGCCGATGACGCGGCCGCCGAGACGTTCCTGACCGCCTTCACTCTCCGGCACAAGTACGACGCCGGACGGCCGCAGGCCCGCGCGTGGTTGTACGGCATCGCCACCAACCTCGTCCGGCGGCATCGCCGTACCGAGACACGGGCCTACCGGACGATCGGACGCGCGACCGCCGAGACCGACCACGCCGATCGGGTGGCCGAGATGGTCAGCGCGCAGCGGATGCAGCCCCGGCTGGCGAGGGTGCTGGCGGGCTTGGGGGCGGGAGACCGCGACGTCCTGCTGTTGATCGCGTATGGAGACCTGAGCTACGAGGAGGTCGCGCAGATCCTCGGTATCCGCACCGGGACGGTCGGTTCCCGGCTCAACCGCGCGCGGCGCACACTGCGCAAGGCACTCGAAGGGGACGTGGAGTAA
- a CDS encoding IS1096 element passenger TnpR family protein, with amino-acid sequence MGQWRLAVPGTDAARGKFWCHVPDQSPVARGGQGQGACPPEDCGGVWGYERLKDTLSAPDAARYRTTSFNAAAEPVREGRTLTVQGKLSRYVGGWKPWSDGTGRSCRFRTCRPQDVATGRKTA; translated from the coding sequence GTGGGCCAATGGCGCCTCGCCGTTCCCGGTACCGACGCCGCGCGAGGGAAGTTCTGGTGCCACGTACCAGATCAAAGTCCAGTTGCGCGGGGTGGCCAGGGGCAAGGGGCATGCCCGCCCGAAGACTGCGGCGGCGTCTGGGGATACGAGCGGCTGAAAGACACGCTGTCCGCCCCGGACGCCGCGCGGTACCGGACCACCTCGTTCAACGCCGCCGCAGAGCCGGTTCGCGAGGGGCGGACGCTGACGGTGCAGGGCAAGCTGAGCCGGTACGTGGGCGGGTGGAAGCCGTGGTCGGACGGGACAGGACGGTCCTGCCGCTTCCGGACCTGCCGCCCCCAGGACGTTGCCACCGGCCGGAAAACCGCTTGA
- a CDS encoding transketolase-like TK C-terminal-containing protein, with product MNEPVATAARSGVIEEIERRVLWLATSIVHHANRVRPNPSGLKVGGHQASSASITSIMTALWFRHLGPDDRVSVKPHASPVLHAINYLLGELDASYLTSLREFGGLQSYPSRTKDPDPVDYSTGSVGIGATAPIWGAIARRYADRVDGGTPAGRQYSLVGDAELDEGAVWEAILDPGVAELGEIVWIVDLNRQSLDRVVPYLAAHRLQGMFAAAGWQVLTLKYGRLLEELFARPGGDELRARIDAMSNPEYQRLLRCGADELRDRLPGGSEPVARLVADLDDATLLAALRNLGGHDLGSLTGAFEAIDDTRPTVIFAYTVKGHGLPSEGHPQNHSSLLSADQMTGLAARLGVDPDAPWARFEDGTEAARLCAATAARLRREPPAPQAPPDLPADIGRTPKGTATTQAALGRLLLDLTREAPEAAARVVTVSPDVSSSTNLGGWVNKVGVWSTSERRDWFADDAETILHWREGPTGQHIELGIAETNLVGLLGELGATWSRWNRPLLPIGVLYDPFVGRALEPWSFGIYAGGQSILIGTPSGVTLAPEGGAHQSIVTPSIGIEQPGCVAYEPAFVLDTEWTLLASLARLGRPDGGSAYLRLSTRPVDQTLAAVPADPAARERRRRQVVAGAYPLRRAGRPAVTLAVMGAPAPEALAAADRLEQAGLGADVVCVTSPGLLFQALRSRQGLDDGPNWILDQAFPAARATPLVTVLDGHPHTLAFLAGVNNVPCATLGVTGFGQSGSIEDVYRHHGIDADSIVRAALDLVP from the coding sequence ATGAACGAACCGGTGGCGACGGCCGCGCGTTCCGGGGTGATCGAGGAGATCGAACGCCGCGTGCTGTGGCTGGCGACCTCGATCGTCCACCACGCCAACCGGGTTCGGCCCAACCCGTCCGGGCTGAAGGTGGGCGGGCACCAGGCGTCCTCGGCGTCCATCACGTCGATCATGACGGCGCTGTGGTTCCGGCACCTGGGGCCGGACGACCGGGTCTCGGTCAAGCCGCACGCCTCCCCGGTGCTGCACGCGATCAACTACCTGCTCGGCGAGCTGGACGCGTCGTACCTGACGTCCCTGCGCGAGTTCGGCGGGCTGCAGAGCTACCCGAGCCGCACCAAGGACCCCGACCCCGTCGACTACTCCACCGGGTCGGTGGGCATCGGGGCCACCGCGCCGATCTGGGGCGCGATCGCCCGCCGGTACGCCGACCGCGTGGACGGCGGGACGCCCGCGGGCCGGCAGTACTCCCTGGTCGGCGACGCCGAGCTGGACGAGGGCGCGGTCTGGGAGGCGATCCTCGACCCGGGCGTGGCCGAGCTCGGCGAGATCGTGTGGATCGTCGACCTCAACCGGCAGTCGCTCGACCGGGTCGTGCCGTACCTGGCGGCGCACCGGCTGCAGGGCATGTTCGCCGCCGCCGGGTGGCAGGTGCTGACGCTGAAGTACGGGCGGCTGCTGGAGGAGCTGTTCGCCCGCCCCGGCGGGGACGAGCTGCGCGCCCGCATCGACGCGATGTCCAACCCCGAGTACCAGCGGCTGCTGCGCTGCGGCGCGGACGAGCTGCGCGACCGGCTGCCCGGCGGGAGCGAGCCCGTCGCCCGGCTGGTCGCCGACCTGGACGACGCCACGCTGCTGGCCGCCCTGCGCAACCTGGGCGGGCACGACCTCGGCAGCCTGACCGGCGCGTTCGAGGCGATCGACGACACCCGGCCCACCGTGATCTTCGCCTACACGGTGAAGGGGCACGGCCTGCCCAGCGAGGGGCACCCGCAGAACCACTCCTCCCTGCTCAGCGCCGACCAGATGACCGGGCTCGCGGCCCGGCTCGGCGTCGACCCGGACGCTCCGTGGGCCCGCTTCGAGGACGGCACGGAGGCGGCCCGGCTGTGCGCCGCGACGGCCGCGCGCCTGCGCCGCGAGCCGCCCGCGCCGCAGGCCCCGCCCGACCTGCCCGCCGACATCGGCCGTACCCCCAAGGGCACCGCGACGACCCAGGCGGCGCTGGGCCGGCTGCTGCTCGACCTCACCCGGGAGGCGCCCGAGGCCGCCGCCCGCGTCGTGACGGTCAGCCCGGACGTCAGCTCCAGCACCAACCTGGGCGGCTGGGTGAACAAGGTCGGCGTCTGGTCGACCTCCGAACGCCGCGACTGGTTCGCCGACGACGCCGAGACGATCCTGCACTGGCGGGAAGGGCCCACCGGCCAGCACATCGAGCTGGGCATCGCCGAGACCAACCTGGTCGGGCTGCTGGGCGAGCTGGGCGCCACCTGGAGCCGCTGGAACCGCCCGCTGCTGCCGATCGGCGTCCTGTACGACCCGTTCGTCGGCCGCGCCCTGGAGCCGTGGTCGTTCGGCATCTACGCGGGCGGGCAGTCGATCCTGATCGGCACCCCGTCCGGGGTCACCCTGGCCCCCGAGGGCGGCGCGCACCAGTCCATCGTCACCCCGTCGATCGGGATCGAGCAGCCGGGCTGCGTGGCGTACGAGCCCGCGTTCGTCCTCGACACCGAGTGGACGCTGCTGGCGAGCCTGGCCCGGCTCGGCCGTCCCGACGGCGGCTCGGCCTACCTGCGCCTGTCGACGCGGCCGGTGGACCAGACCCTGGCCGCGGTGCCGGCCGACCCCGCGGCCCGGGAACGCCGCCGCCGCCAGGTGGTCGCGGGCGCCTACCCGCTGCGCCGCGCCGGCCGTCCCGCGGTGACGCTGGCGGTGATGGGCGCTCCGGCCCCCGAGGCCCTCGCCGCCGCCGACCGCCTCGAACAGGCCGGCCTGGGCGCGGACGTGGTGTGCGTGACCAGCCCGGGCCTGCTCTTCCAGGCCCTCCGTTCCCGGCAGGGCCTGGACGACGGCCCGAACTGGATCCTGGACCAGGCGTTCCCCGCCGCGCGGGCCACCCCGCTCGTCACCGTCCTGGACGGGCACCCGCACACCCTGGCCTTCCTCGCCGGGGTCAACAACGTGCCCTGCGCCACCCTGGGCGTCACCGGCTTCGGCCAGTCCGGGTCGATCGAGGACGTGTACCGCCACCATGGCATCGACGCCGACTCGATCGTCCGCGCCGCGCTGGACCTCGTCCCCTGA